One stretch of Paramormyrops kingsleyae isolate MSU_618 chromosome 4, PKINGS_0.4, whole genome shotgun sequence DNA includes these proteins:
- the LOC140589045 gene encoding uncharacterized protein isoform X4 has protein sequence MADPDEDAPASETQAPPSTKEAKTDDNVTTLPPASPQESETDNDLDTTQPVSPEESETDDDHDTTQPVSPKESETDDDLDTTQPVSPEESETNDDHDTTQPVSPKESETDDDHDMTQPVSPEESETDDDHDTTQPVSPKESETDDDLDTTQPVSPEESETKDEDVPASRSLTPPQPKRLKGVMAEPYELLV, from the exons ATGGCAGATCCTGATGAAGATGCCCCCGCATCTGAGACCCAAGCGCCCCCCTCAACCAAAGAGGCTAAAA CCGACGATAATGTGACCACATTGCCGCCCGCCTCACCCCAAGAGAGTGAAA CCGACAATGATCTCGACACGACCCAGCCTGTCTCACCCGAAGAGAGTGAAA CCGACGATGATCACGACACGACCCAGCCTGTCTCACCCAAAGAGAGTGAAA CCGACGATGATCTCGACACGACCCAGCCTGTCTCACCCGAAGAGAGTGAAA CCAACGATGATCACGACACGACCCAGCCTGTCTCACCCAAAGAGAGTGAAA CCGACGATGATCACGACATGACCCAGCCTGTCTCACCCGAGGAGAGTGAAA CCGACGATGATCACGACACGACCCAGCCTGTCTCACCCAAAGAGAGTGAAA CCGACGATGATCTCGACACGACCCAGCCTGTCTCACCCGAAGAGAGTGAAA CTAAAGATGAAGATGTCCCCGCATCTCGGAGCCTAACACCCCCTCAACCGAAGAGGCTAAAA GGCGTCAtggctgaaccgtacgagctattggtctga
- the LOC140589045 gene encoding uncharacterized protein isoform X3: MADPDEDAPASETQAPPSTKEAKTDDNVTTLPPASPQESETDNDLDTTQPVSPEESETDDDHDTTQPVSPKESETDDDLDTTQPVSPEESETNDDHDTTQPVSPKESETDDDHDMTQPVSPEESETDDDHDTTQPVSPKESETDDDLDTTQPVSPEESETKDEDVPASRSLTPPQPKRLKMAGVAGTMFFFFFNLSKKF, encoded by the exons ATGGCAGATCCTGATGAAGATGCCCCCGCATCTGAGACCCAAGCGCCCCCCTCAACCAAAGAGGCTAAAA CCGACGATAATGTGACCACATTGCCGCCCGCCTCACCCCAAGAGAGTGAAA CCGACAATGATCTCGACACGACCCAGCCTGTCTCACCCGAAGAGAGTGAAA CCGACGATGATCACGACACGACCCAGCCTGTCTCACCCAAAGAGAGTGAAA CCGACGATGATCTCGACACGACCCAGCCTGTCTCACCCGAAGAGAGTGAAA CCAACGATGATCACGACACGACCCAGCCTGTCTCACCCAAAGAGAGTGAAA CCGACGATGATCACGACATGACCCAGCCTGTCTCACCCGAGGAGAGTGAAA CCGACGATGATCACGACACGACCCAGCCTGTCTCACCCAAAGAGAGTGAAA CCGACGATGATCTCGACACGACCCAGCCTGTCTCACCCGAAGAGAGTGAAA CTAAAGATGAAGATGTCCCCGCATCTCGGAGCCTAACACCCCCTCAACCGAAGAGGCTAAAA ATGGCAGGAGTGGCAGGgacgatgtttttttttttttttaatttgtcaaaaaaattttaa
- the LOC140589045 gene encoding uncharacterized protein isoform X1 has translation MADPDEDAPASETQAPPSTKEAKTDDNVTTLPPASPQESETDNDLDTTQPVSPEESETDDDHDTTQPVSPKESETDDDLDTTQPVSPEESETNDDHDTTQPVSPKESETDDDHDMTQPVSPEESETDDDHDTTQPVSPKESETDDDLDTTQPVSPEESETKDEDVPASRSLTPPQPKRLKVSHINVLSWIYTQVKIKTYIIKVLVIALHFLKKISIYSGTLVLELNPFFPGVYDLF, from the exons ATGGCAGATCCTGATGAAGATGCCCCCGCATCTGAGACCCAAGCGCCCCCCTCAACCAAAGAGGCTAAAA CCGACGATAATGTGACCACATTGCCGCCCGCCTCACCCCAAGAGAGTGAAA CCGACAATGATCTCGACACGACCCAGCCTGTCTCACCCGAAGAGAGTGAAA CCGACGATGATCACGACACGACCCAGCCTGTCTCACCCAAAGAGAGTGAAA CCGACGATGATCTCGACACGACCCAGCCTGTCTCACCCGAAGAGAGTGAAA CCAACGATGATCACGACACGACCCAGCCTGTCTCACCCAAAGAGAGTGAAA CCGACGATGATCACGACATGACCCAGCCTGTCTCACCCGAGGAGAGTGAAA CCGACGATGATCACGACACGACCCAGCCTGTCTCACCCAAAGAGAGTGAAA CCGACGATGATCTCGACACGACCCAGCCTGTCTCACCCGAAGAGAGTGAAA CTAAAGATGAAGATGTCCCCGCATCTCGGAGCCTAACACCCCCTCAACCGAAGAGGCTAAAAGTAAGTCACATCAATGTATTGTCTTGGATATATAcacaggtaaaaataaaaacatatataattaAAGTTCTTGTCATAGCATTACACTTCCTCAAGAAGATCtctatatacagtggtaccttggttctcgaacttaatccgttcttTCCTGGCGTGTACGATTTATTTTAG
- the LOC140589045 gene encoding uncharacterized protein isoform X2: MADPDEDAPASETQAPPSTKEAKTDDNVTTLPPASPQESETDDDHDTTQPVSPKESETDDDLDTTQPVSPEESETNDDHDTTQPVSPKESETDDDHDMTQPVSPEESETDDDHDTTQPVSPKESETDDDLDTTQPVSPEESETKDEDVPASRSLTPPQPKRLKVSHINVLSWIYTQVKIKTYIIKVLVIALHFLKKISIYSGTLVLELNPFFPGVYDLF; this comes from the exons ATGGCAGATCCTGATGAAGATGCCCCCGCATCTGAGACCCAAGCGCCCCCCTCAACCAAAGAGGCTAAAA CCGACGATAATGTGACCACATTGCCGCCCGCCTCACCCCAAGAGAGTGAAA CCGACGATGATCACGACACGACCCAGCCTGTCTCACCCAAAGAGAGTGAAA CCGACGATGATCTCGACACGACCCAGCCTGTCTCACCCGAAGAGAGTGAAA CCAACGATGATCACGACACGACCCAGCCTGTCTCACCCAAAGAGAGTGAAA CCGACGATGATCACGACATGACCCAGCCTGTCTCACCCGAGGAGAGTGAAA CCGACGATGATCACGACACGACCCAGCCTGTCTCACCCAAAGAGAGTGAAA CCGACGATGATCTCGACACGACCCAGCCTGTCTCACCCGAAGAGAGTGAAA CTAAAGATGAAGATGTCCCCGCATCTCGGAGCCTAACACCCCCTCAACCGAAGAGGCTAAAAGTAAGTCACATCAATGTATTGTCTTGGATATATAcacaggtaaaaataaaaacatatataattaAAGTTCTTGTCATAGCATTACACTTCCTCAAGAAGATCtctatatacagtggtaccttggttctcgaacttaatccgttcttTCCTGGCGTGTACGATTTATTTTAG